One window of the Capsicum annuum cultivar UCD-10X-F1 unplaced genomic scaffold, UCD10Xv1.1 ctg65298, whole genome shotgun sequence genome contains the following:
- the LOC124893798 gene encoding uncharacterized protein LOC124893798, whose product VVDKRVKAAIEPYKALSGRIDELENRFNARSKERSDPEMALLRSELAKVNMNVGKLWQHQFMVSSKSAVEESEGEIPLFDLTEELVKKKKKKGEKKDKRRRERPDNNKE is encoded by the coding sequence TTGTAGTTGATAAAAGAGTTAAGGCTGCAATTGAGCCTTACAAGGCCTTGTCGGGTAGGATTGATGAATTAGAGAACCGCTTCAATGCACGATCGAAGGAGAGATCAGACCCAGAGATGGCACTGCTTAGGTCAGAGCTGGCTAAGGTAAATATGAATGTTGGAAAGTTATGGCAACACCAATTTATGGTGTCATCAAAGTCGGCAGTAGAGGAGTCTGAGGGAGAAATCCCATTGTTTGATCTCACAGAGGAgctagtgaagaaaaagaaaaaaaaaggtgagaAGAAAGACAAAAGAAGGAGAGAGAGGCCCgataataataaagaataa